GCCGAGCACGCACAAGATCCTGCGCAGATTCAAGAATTAACGCGCCGGTATCAATCTTTGTTGTAATTGACTCCCCCCACATGCCCGCAAAGAAACCACCAGCCAAGGCTGGCAAACCTGTGGTACGCCCTAAAAAGGCTGCTACGGCAAAATCGACGGCAAAAAAGCCTGTCAAAAAACCTGTTGTAAAGAAGACCGTTGCTAGAAGGGTCACTTCGGCTGCCAAAAAACCGGTTGCAAAAAAATCCGCTTCTAAAGCGTCTCCCAAGACAATAGTGCGAAAAGCTCCTGTTAAGCGCGAGCGCTATGTGCGATCAGAACCTCCTCTCCCGGAGAAACTTTTGCATTTGCTTAAAAAAGGTCAGACACGTGGTTTTATTACGGAGACAGAGATTCTCTACACCTTCCCAGACGTTGAGGATTACGTGGAAATGTACGAAAACTTTTTAGATGAAATGGACACATGGGGATTGACCCTTGTGGAGGTGAAGGAGGGATTGTTGGGAAAGACGTCCGCACACTCAGACGCCATGGAGAAATTGCGCGTCAACGTGGACAAAAAACAACCAAGTTACGCCGAGCTCACACAAGACAATATTCAAATGTACTTGCGCGAGATCGGGAAAATTCCGTTACTCACGGCTGAGGAAGAGGTAGCGCTGGCAAAACGTAAGGAGCGCAACGACAAAGAGGCAGAGCGACGATTGATTGAGGCAAACTTGCGTTTGGTGGTGAGTATCGCGAAGAAATTCGCAGGCAAGAGTCTAACGTTGTTGGACCTCATTCAAGAGGGGAATATTGGATTGTTCCGTGCGGTGAAAAAGTTTGAATATCGTAAGGGGTACAAGTTCTCCACGTACGCCACGTGGTGGATTCGACAAGCCATTACGCGTGCGCTTGCGGACCAGTCACGAACCATCCGTATTCCGGTGCACATGGTGGAGACCATTAACCGGTTCCAGCAGATTTCTCGTCGACTTTTGCAGGATTTGGGACGTGATCCCTTGCCGGAGGAGCTGGCTGCCGAGATGGATCAACCGTTGGACAAGGTGCGTCACATCATGAAGATCTCGCAGGAGACGGTTTCCTTGGAAACGTCCGTGGGAGATGATGATGAGGATTCCACGTTGGAAGACTTTATTGAAGATAAAAAGAATATTTCGCCTCAAAAGGCTGCAGCACGGGAGATGTTGCGCATGTATGTGGCCGAGGCCATGGCGGGTCTGACACCACGCGAGCACAAGATTTTGGAGATGCGATTTGGACTGGGCGATGGCGTGAGTCACACGTTGGAGGAGGTGGGAAAAGAGTTCGACGTGACGCGTGAGCGTATTCGTCAGATTGAGGCAAAGGCGCTGGATAAAATCCAATCGCAGCAGATTATTGAACGGTTGCGAGACTACTAAAGACAAAGACCGCCCGGTTAAGGGTGGTCTTTGGTTTTGAGCCTCCACCTGGTTATTTGGCGTAGGGAAGTCGGATAGTGTCTAAAAGACGGTGATGTGCGTCGGACCGGCGAGCGAGAAGTGTCACGTTTAAGACTCTACCCAGTCGGCAAATACGGCACAACACCTATCGCGGAGCTCACTTGCGGATACCACGGTATCACGCGGCTCTAAGCTCTACGCCACAATGTCCAAATAATGACAAATGGAGGCACTGGGAGTATACCTGAGGCTGGCCTGGACTGTCATATTTGGCGGGTTTGTGGGGTGTGAGAGAGACTTGTCGAACAAATCCAAACATGTTATAGTCTCGCTGTTCCAACAACATTCCGAGCTCGCTTCCGCCAATGTTCCTTTTGGGCGGACAGGCAGTGGTAGAGCAGTTTCAGCCGTAGGCTGACCCGCCTATCAAGTTTTATTCAGTGGCGGGGACTGTACGGATACCGTATGTACACTGTGTATGTTTTGCGAAGTCTTACATCCGGGAAACGATATATTGGTTATACGGCAAAGGCTGTTCAAGAAAGACTCTTGGACCACCATAGCGGTACGAATCAATGGACAAGGGCTCACAGACCCTTTGAAATAATTCATTGCGAAACGTACCAGGACAAGAAATTCGCCATACAACGTGAACGCTTTTTAAAAAGTGGAAGCGGAAGGCGGTGGTTGGACGACAACATTCCGAGGTAGCTCAGTGGTAGAGCAGTTGACTGTTAATCAATTGGTCGTGGGTTCGAGCCCCACCCTCGGAGCCAACAAAAAGCCTCAGTTTTACTGAGGTTTTTTGTTTGACGCAACTGGGCTTCAGAACCCGTATGTGAT
This portion of the Candidatus Uhrbacteria bacterium CG10_big_fil_rev_8_21_14_0_10_50_16 genome encodes:
- a CDS encoding RNA polymerase sigma factor RpoD, translated to MPAKKPPAKAGKPVVRPKKAATAKSTAKKPVKKPVVKKTVARRVTSAAKKPVAKKSASKASPKTIVRKAPVKRERYVRSEPPLPEKLLHLLKKGQTRGFITETEILYTFPDVEDYVEMYENFLDEMDTWGLTLVEVKEGLLGKTSAHSDAMEKLRVNVDKKQPSYAELTQDNIQMYLREIGKIPLLTAEEEVALAKRKERNDKEAERRLIEANLRLVVSIAKKFAGKSLTLLDLIQEGNIGLFRAVKKFEYRKGYKFSTYATWWIRQAITRALADQSRTIRIPVHMVETINRFQQISRRLLQDLGRDPLPEELAAEMDQPLDKVRHIMKISQETVSLETSVGDDDEDSTLEDFIEDKKNISPQKAAAREMLRMYVAEAMAGLTPREHKILEMRFGLGDGVSHTLEEVGKEFDVTRERIRQIEAKALDKIQSQQIIERLRDY
- a CDS encoding endonuclease; this encodes MYTVYVLRSLTSGKRYIGYTAKAVQERLLDHHSGTNQWTRAHRPFEIIHCETYQDKKFAIQRERFLKSGSGRRWLDDNIPR